The proteins below come from a single Crossiella sp. CA-258035 genomic window:
- a CDS encoding LuxR family transcriptional regulator gives MRHRSSILVGRDPELAAVTAVLDSARAGRGGAVFLVGESGMGKSRLASAVAESAYSAGMSLMRGRASAIDPMAPFRPLTEALLSLLRSTDVQPAALGPYGPVLGRLLPGWGDGGSREGDSLVILAEAVLRLTGLVGRERGCLMVLDDLQHADPETLAVLEYLIDNLDLQPTMLLGAIRDEPCPALRIARAAAQRGQCVLIELNRLDRAGLAALAASCLDVAGVPPAVADLLWAGSGGNPFMIEELVAGMVEGGLLSTTGGTVRIAEQLPATLPTTVSRALAQRVEALSSQARELLTVAAVLGQRFPLAVVQRVTGLPDRELLSLLHGDLAAQLVAPDETTADWYAFHHQLSREAVLAQVDKSARAELAAALADAVEQVHPGLPEAWCQVAATLRKASGQHGAAGRLYTEVGRRALAQGAAGSAVALLDQAWELLRHEDAASRATALELLVNALAEAGEVERALDSVAILDQVGGLDPRRRAQLHTRLGWAAAVAGRSADGITQVEAARALLGPDPAAEDTAPIDVVAAHLALDIPGPGQLATAERLGRQAAEVAESVPLPVVACQAWQLLGAITRHRDPEEGTACLERARAVAVRHQLPIWEIHTLIRLGNDDALRTGALDRLEHARELASAAGAITARYQAEASIALHSILRGDFDSARILIDGVLPATTRLKLLETTQYTLLLRAVLAGHQGRRKELAEALAEFRDWHGDPALHAPRIHGLAGSFCALLEEDRPRALAELARALDGEDTERSVFHLSGRHGLHLLLTVLCGQTDRAAYDELAANPAGGLRWDRQFACFARAVLLGREGKATEAAEAVAEALRVGEPYAMSRHLGLRLVGEEALAEGWGEPVEWLRTAEAYFHRLDGASVAGACRALLRRAGVRVAQHREGAGGIPPGLRSVGVTVREFEVLRLLVGRLGNREIAERLHLSPRTVERHVSNLITKTGLPNRIALSEYAADLT, from the coding sequence GTGCGGCACCGTTCCTCGATCCTGGTCGGTCGGGACCCCGAGCTGGCGGCCGTGACGGCCGTGCTGGACTCGGCCAGAGCCGGACGCGGCGGCGCCGTGTTCCTGGTGGGCGAGAGCGGCATGGGCAAGTCCCGGCTGGCCTCCGCGGTGGCCGAGTCGGCCTACTCCGCGGGTATGAGCCTGATGCGCGGACGGGCCAGCGCGATCGACCCGATGGCCCCGTTCCGGCCGCTCACCGAGGCCCTGCTGTCCCTGCTGCGTTCGACCGATGTGCAGCCCGCCGCGCTCGGCCCGTACGGCCCGGTGCTCGGCCGCCTGCTGCCCGGCTGGGGCGACGGCGGCAGCCGGGAGGGCGACTCGCTGGTCATCCTGGCCGAGGCGGTGCTGCGGCTGACCGGGCTGGTCGGCCGGGAACGCGGCTGCCTGATGGTCCTGGACGACCTGCAGCACGCCGATCCGGAGACGCTGGCCGTGCTGGAGTACCTGATCGACAACCTGGACCTGCAACCCACCATGCTGCTCGGCGCGATCAGGGACGAGCCCTGCCCCGCGCTGCGCATCGCGCGTGCCGCCGCCCAGCGCGGGCAGTGCGTGCTGATCGAGCTGAACCGGCTGGACCGGGCCGGGCTGGCCGCGCTGGCCGCCTCCTGCCTGGACGTGGCCGGGGTGCCGCCCGCCGTGGCCGACCTGCTGTGGGCGGGCAGCGGCGGCAACCCGTTCATGATCGAGGAGCTGGTCGCGGGCATGGTCGAGGGCGGCCTGCTCAGCACCACCGGCGGCACCGTGCGCATCGCCGAGCAGCTGCCCGCGACCCTGCCCACCACGGTGTCCAGGGCACTCGCCCAACGGGTCGAGGCGCTCAGCAGCCAGGCCCGCGAGCTGCTCACCGTGGCCGCCGTGCTCGGCCAGCGCTTCCCGCTGGCGGTGGTGCAGCGGGTCACCGGGCTGCCGGACCGGGAGCTGCTCAGCCTGCTGCACGGCGACCTGGCCGCCCAGCTGGTCGCGCCGGATGAGACCACCGCGGACTGGTACGCCTTCCACCACCAGCTCAGCCGCGAGGCCGTGCTGGCCCAGGTCGACAAGTCCGCCCGCGCCGAGCTGGCCGCGGCGCTGGCGGACGCGGTCGAGCAGGTGCACCCCGGCCTGCCGGAGGCCTGGTGCCAGGTCGCGGCCACCCTGCGCAAGGCCTCGGGCCAGCACGGCGCGGCCGGTCGGCTCTACACCGAGGTGGGCAGGCGGGCGCTCGCCCAGGGCGCGGCCGGCTCCGCGGTCGCGCTGCTGGACCAGGCCTGGGAGCTGTTGCGGCACGAGGACGCCGCCAGCCGGGCCACCGCACTGGAACTGCTGGTCAACGCACTCGCCGAGGCCGGTGAGGTGGAGCGCGCGCTGGACTCGGTGGCCATCCTGGACCAGGTCGGCGGCCTGGACCCGCGCCGCCGCGCGCAGCTGCACACCCGGCTGGGCTGGGCCGCCGCGGTGGCCGGGCGCTCCGCGGACGGGATCACCCAGGTCGAGGCGGCCCGCGCGCTGCTCGGCCCGGACCCGGCGGCCGAGGACACCGCACCGATCGACGTGGTCGCCGCGCACCTGGCCCTGGACATCCCCGGCCCCGGCCAGCTGGCCACCGCGGAACGGCTGGGGCGGCAGGCCGCCGAGGTGGCCGAGTCGGTGCCGCTGCCGGTGGTGGCCTGCCAGGCCTGGCAGCTGCTCGGCGCGATCACCCGGCACCGCGACCCCGAGGAGGGCACCGCCTGCCTGGAACGGGCCCGCGCGGTCGCGGTCCGGCACCAGCTGCCGATCTGGGAGATCCACACCCTGATCCGGCTGGGCAACGACGACGCGCTGCGCACCGGCGCGCTGGACCGGCTGGAGCACGCCAGGGAGCTGGCCTCCGCCGCGGGCGCGATCACCGCCCGGTACCAGGCCGAGGCGAGCATCGCGCTGCACTCCATCCTGCGCGGCGACTTCGACAGCGCGCGCATCCTGATCGACGGCGTGCTGCCGGCCACCACCCGGCTCAAGCTGCTGGAGACCACCCAGTACACGCTGCTGCTGCGCGCGGTGCTGGCCGGGCACCAGGGCCGCCGCAAGGAGCTGGCCGAGGCGCTGGCCGAGTTCCGCGACTGGCACGGCGATCCCGCCCTGCACGCCCCGCGCATCCACGGCCTGGCGGGCAGCTTCTGCGCGCTGCTGGAGGAGGACCGGCCGCGCGCGCTGGCCGAGCTGGCCCGCGCGCTGGACGGCGAGGACACCGAGCGCTCGGTGTTCCACCTCTCCGGCAGGCACGGCCTGCACCTGCTGCTCACCGTGCTGTGCGGCCAGACCGACCGCGCCGCCTACGACGAGCTGGCCGCCAACCCGGCAGGCGGCCTGCGCTGGGACCGCCAGTTCGCCTGCTTCGCCAGGGCCGTGCTGCTCGGTCGCGAAGGCAAGGCCACCGAAGCGGCCGAGGCGGTCGCCGAGGCGCTGCGCGTCGGCGAGCCGTATGCGATGAGCAGGCACCTGGGCCTGCGCCTGGTCGGCGAGGAGGCGCTGGCCGAGGGCTGGGGCGAGCCGGTGGAATGGCTGCGCACCGCCGAGGCCTACTTCCACCGCCTGGACGGCGCCTCGGTGGCCGGCGCCTGCCGCGCCCTGCTGCGCCGCGCGGGCGTCCGGGTCGCCCAGCACCGCGAGGGCGCCGGCGGCATCCCGCCCGGCCTGCGCTCGGTCGGCGTCACCGTCCGCGAGTTCGAGGTGCTCCGCCTGCTCGTCGGCCGCCTGGGCAACCGCGAGATCGCCGAACGCCTGCACCTGTCCCCGCGCACGGTCGAACGCCACGTCTCCAACCTCATCACCAAAACCGGCCTGCCCAACCGCATCGCCCTCAGCGAGTACGCCGCCGACCTGACCTAG
- a CDS encoding EAL domain-containing protein, with translation MTVPFPESGRPPSAVPLSPAERAKARAKLARRWAGQISTTEYVPLEPEEFQRTLDDMVDALVDAARAEPFQAHPATAHGAELVAAGCTGPAALQHTMDVLGKGLLALPELAGLPRTAERVVLLLGALAAGYSEAVRLHTLSQQDTMLKALRVALQDTRRELVLAHGRFEHLLACTSSGVAVTDAEGRFTLVNDGLATILGQPKEELPPGSLFEVSHPEDVAALRNAYRSLLSGRVARVRNEHRLVRADGERVWAVLSLAAVRPGEPGAQVVAVVEDSSELKLLQGQMNRQALHDRLTQLPNRQYFGSNLERVRRQADPSTGITLYHLDLDGFSLITHGLGRAVGDLVLDTVARRLKAVVAGEQAMVARFGADEFALLVQNGPGTPDVVRMIQRITAALAEPLYVGDSGLAATACIGVVDRPARDLSGEELLEAAELALARAKRNGCAQWALYDPFQDARDREWASLAAALPGAWETGQLTVAYQPVSTMDGERLLGVDALLHWDHPRRGPVRHEVCADLAEQTGLIMTLGVALLRRACAQLRDWRERLECDLPLHVPLTANQSADPDLVGHIRSIVDSTGLPADRLWLGMPAPALVNPGGEAAENLRLLAAAGVRIELLEFSTTAADLACLEDLPVRAVRVAGWLVERQAHRGGRDTLVAGALRELARLVRAAGVRVVVAGVETPEQAEWWRSIGADAARGGHFAPAGSPERFEELL, from the coding sequence GTGACCGTGCCTTTCCCGGAGAGCGGGCGGCCCCCATCGGCCGTGCCGCTCTCCCCGGCCGAACGCGCCAAGGCGCGGGCCAAGCTGGCCCGCAGGTGGGCCGGGCAGATCAGCACCACCGAGTACGTGCCGCTGGAGCCCGAGGAGTTCCAGCGCACCCTGGATGACATGGTGGACGCGCTGGTCGACGCGGCGCGCGCCGAGCCGTTCCAGGCGCACCCGGCCACCGCGCACGGGGCCGAGCTGGTCGCCGCGGGCTGCACCGGGCCCGCGGCTTTGCAGCACACCATGGACGTGCTGGGCAAGGGACTGCTGGCGCTGCCGGAGCTGGCCGGGCTGCCGCGCACCGCCGAGCGGGTGGTGCTGCTGCTGGGCGCGCTGGCCGCCGGGTACAGCGAGGCGGTCCGGCTGCACACCCTGTCCCAGCAGGACACCATGCTCAAGGCGCTGCGGGTGGCGTTGCAGGACACCCGGCGGGAGCTGGTGCTGGCCCATGGCCGGTTCGAGCACCTGCTGGCCTGCACCTCCAGCGGGGTCGCGGTCACCGACGCCGAGGGCCGGTTCACCCTGGTCAACGATGGGCTGGCGACGATTCTGGGACAGCCCAAGGAGGAGCTGCCGCCGGGCTCGCTGTTCGAGGTGAGCCATCCGGAGGACGTGGCCGCGCTGCGCAACGCCTACCGCTCACTGCTCTCCGGCCGGGTGGCGCGGGTGCGCAACGAGCACCGGCTGGTGCGCGCCGACGGCGAGCGGGTCTGGGCCGTGCTCAGCCTGGCCGCGGTCCGGCCGGGCGAGCCGGGCGCGCAGGTGGTCGCGGTGGTGGAGGACAGCTCGGAGCTGAAGCTGTTGCAGGGCCAGATGAACCGGCAGGCGCTGCACGACCGGCTGACCCAGCTGCCGAACCGGCAGTACTTCGGCAGCAACCTGGAACGGGTGCGCAGGCAGGCCGACCCGTCCACCGGGATCACCCTGTACCACCTGGACCTGGACGGTTTCTCGCTGATCACGCACGGTCTCGGCCGGGCGGTCGGCGACCTGGTGCTGGACACGGTGGCCAGGCGGCTCAAGGCGGTGGTGGCCGGGGAGCAGGCGATGGTGGCCCGCTTCGGCGCGGACGAGTTCGCGCTGCTGGTGCAGAACGGGCCGGGCACGCCGGACGTGGTGCGGATGATCCAGCGGATCACCGCCGCGCTGGCCGAACCGCTCTATGTGGGCGACTCCGGACTGGCCGCCACCGCCTGCATCGGCGTGGTGGACCGCCCGGCGCGGGACCTCTCCGGCGAGGAGCTGCTGGAGGCCGCCGAGCTGGCGCTGGCGCGGGCCAAGCGCAACGGCTGCGCGCAGTGGGCGCTCTACGACCCGTTCCAGGACGCCAGGGACCGGGAGTGGGCCTCGCTGGCCGCCGCGCTGCCCGGCGCCTGGGAGACCGGGCAGCTCACCGTCGCCTACCAACCAGTGTCCACAATGGATGGTGAACGGCTGCTGGGCGTGGACGCGCTGCTGCACTGGGACCACCCGCGGCGCGGGCCGGTGCGGCACGAGGTGTGCGCCGACCTGGCCGAGCAGACCGGCCTGATCATGACGCTGGGCGTGGCGTTGCTGCGCAGGGCCTGTGCCCAGCTGCGGGACTGGCGGGAGCGCCTGGAGTGCGACCTGCCGCTGCACGTCCCGCTGACCGCGAACCAGTCCGCCGACCCGGACCTGGTCGGCCACATCCGGTCCATTGTGGACAGCACGGGGCTGCCGGCGGACCGGTTGTGGCTGGGCATGCCCGCGCCCGCGCTGGTCAACCCCGGCGGCGAGGCGGCGGAGAACCTGCGGCTGCTGGCCGCGGCCGGGGTGCGGATCGAGCTGCTGGAGTTCAGCACCACGGCCGCGGACCTGGCCTGCCTGGAGGACCTGCCGGTGCGCGCGGTCCGGGTGGCCGGCTGGCTGGTGGAGCGGCAGGCGCACCGCGGCGGCCGGGACACGCTGGTCGCCGGTGCGCTGCGGGAGCTGGCCCGGCTGGTGCGGGCGGCCGGGGTGCGGGTGGTGGTGGCCGGGGTGGAGACGCCGGAGCAGGCCGAGTGGTGGCGCTCGATCGGCGCGGACGCCGCGCGGGGCGGACACTTCGCGCCCGCTGGGTCGCCGGAGCGGTTCGAGGAGCTGCTGTAG